A single window of Flavobacterium sp. 140616W15 DNA harbors:
- a CDS encoding FAD-dependent oxidoreductase — protein MCSSCSKEDYIAEIKPILHFDTTNGVKNIDTAKEYDVVVYGGTASGIIAAVEVAKSGKSVLLIKPLNTALGGMTANGLGITDVLNVSILGGITRDFYKTIKKYYSNSHNWFSGKASNYERYSYNGDVMIWFEPKAAQYILRNFIIENAIPILHNERLNLATGVNKNGLNAITSIKMESGLVIKGKMFIDASYEGDLMAKSGVSYTYGRENNSQYNEQVNGVYTMANGDRNQFPDGIKGLGTGFPLNIPSNGTGDRKIQAYCYRMCLTNVEINKVPIKKPFDYNEDDYDLLFEYIKRYEGHSFFDLMPLPNGKTDSNNMGPISTDYVGKNYNYPEANYAEREMIVADHKRYQMGFLWTLTNHPKVPERIRNFYKQWGLAKDEFVETDNWPNQLYIREGRRMISEYIMTEGNCAGKIVADRGISLGDYPMDSHIVQRYIDIKGNIKNEGQFMARTPKPYPIDYRAIVPKRIQCTNLFVPVCLSATRPAFSSIRMEPVYMSLGQVSAVAAVLALKNGTTVQELPYELLRNALLEKKIVLQ, from the coding sequence TTGTGTTCTTCTTGCTCTAAAGAGGACTATATAGCCGAAATAAAACCTATTTTACATTTCGATACGACCAATGGTGTTAAAAATATTGATACTGCTAAAGAATATGATGTGGTTGTTTATGGTGGTACAGCTTCTGGAATTATTGCAGCTGTTGAAGTTGCCAAATCTGGTAAAAGTGTTCTACTTATAAAGCCTTTGAATACTGCTTTGGGAGGTATGACTGCAAATGGACTTGGAATAACGGATGTGCTTAATGTTAGTATATTAGGAGGTATTACGAGGGATTTTTATAAAACAATAAAAAAGTATTATAGTAATTCCCATAATTGGTTTAGCGGAAAAGCAAGTAATTATGAAAGATACTCATATAATGGAGATGTAATGATATGGTTTGAGCCTAAGGCAGCTCAGTATATACTTAGGAATTTTATCATCGAAAATGCTATTCCGATTTTGCATAACGAAAGGCTTAATTTAGCTACAGGTGTTAATAAAAACGGTTTAAATGCTATTACTTCCATAAAAATGGAATCAGGTTTAGTCATAAAAGGGAAAATGTTTATTGATGCATCTTACGAAGGGGATCTTATGGCAAAATCAGGAGTTTCATATACATATGGGAGAGAAAATAATAGCCAATATAATGAACAAGTAAACGGAGTGTACACTATGGCTAATGGTGATCGCAACCAATTTCCAGATGGAATAAAAGGTTTAGGCACAGGATTTCCATTAAATATACCTAGTAACGGAACCGGAGATAGAAAAATACAAGCCTACTGTTATAGAATGTGCTTAACTAACGTAGAAATAAATAAGGTGCCAATAAAAAAGCCTTTCGACTATAATGAAGATGATTATGATTTATTGTTTGAGTACATCAAGAGGTATGAAGGTCATTCTTTTTTTGATTTAATGCCATTGCCTAATGGAAAAACAGATTCGAATAATATGGGGCCTATTTCAACAGATTATGTAGGTAAAAATTATAATTATCCTGAAGCAAATTATGCAGAAAGAGAAATGATAGTTGCAGACCATAAGCGTTATCAGATGGGTTTTTTGTGGACTTTGACAAATCATCCAAAAGTACCAGAAAGAATCCGTAATTTTTACAAACAATGGGGGTTAGCAAAAGATGAATTTGTAGAAACTGACAATTGGCCTAACCAATTGTATATTAGGGAAGGAAGAAGAATGATAAGTGAGTATATTATGACTGAAGGAAACTGTGCTGGTAAGATTGTTGCTGATAGAGGAATCTCCTTGGGTGATTATCCCATGGATTCTCATATTGTTCAACGCTATATCGATATTAAGGGAAATATAAAGAATGAAGGTCAATTTATGGCGAGAACCCCTAAGCCATATCCGATTGATTATCGTGCAATAGTCCCAAAAAGAATACAATGTACTAATTTATTTGTACCCGTTTGTCTGTCTGCAACACGTCCTGCTTTTAGCTCTATAAGGATGGAGCCTGTTTATATGTCACTAGGTCAGGTTTCAGCAGTTGCTGCTGTATTAGCCTTAAAAAACGGTACAACTGTACAAGAGTTACCATATGAGTTGTTAAGAAATGCATTGTTGGAAAAAAAAATAGTATTGCAATAA
- a CDS encoding acyltransferase, with translation MIRKMIFEFYQNAKLKRLLNRLKIIGVNNKISSSTLIFYPERVSLGSYIYIGPNAEINGLGEVEIMNGVIIGPNLVIHSANHNFKNSKYIPYDETFDFRRVIIGENVWVGGNVIITPGSNIGEGCIIGAGCVVSGTIPPLSIVIGNPCKVIKSRDSEHYYRLKNENKIYLKEKLIKNLKPEINLNYNE, from the coding sequence ATGATTAGAAAAATGATATTTGAATTTTATCAAAATGCTAAATTAAAACGATTATTGAATAGACTCAAAATAATTGGTGTTAATAATAAAATTAGTTCTTCAACATTAATATTTTACCCAGAAAGAGTATCACTTGGTAGTTATATTTACATTGGACCTAATGCTGAAATAAATGGACTAGGTGAGGTGGAAATAATGAACGGTGTTATTATTGGACCAAATTTAGTTATACATTCGGCAAATCATAATTTTAAAAATTCAAAGTACATTCCTTACGATGAAACATTTGATTTTAGAAGAGTTATAATTGGGGAAAATGTTTGGGTTGGTGGAAATGTAATTATTACTCCAGGAAGCAATATTGGGGAGGGTTGTATTATTGGCGCTGGTTGTGTAGTGTCAGGAACAATTCCTCCATTATCAATTGTTATTGGTAATCCTTGTAAAGTTATAAAAAGTAGGGATTCTGAACATTATTATCGACTAAAGAATGAAAATAAAATCTATCTTAAAGAAAAATTAATAAAGAATTTAAAGCCAGAAATAAACCTGAATTATAATGAATAA
- a CDS encoding lipopolysaccharide biosynthesis protein, which translates to MGDSSDHLGKKLFKETLIYSIGSFGSKIISFLLLPFYTFLLTKKDLGEYDIFITTITLFVPLVSLQISDSAYRWLIDRDKQNERLKAEIITNTMIAFGVGFFFFSFLFLIYSVFETFEYKEYFFTLMFLNCLLPILQSILRGEGDTKKFAVNGFITTFLVIIFNVVFIYVLHLRVEGILLANIVAYTIASLFMIFQIRIFKYCSFKYLNKKLLKEMCHYSLPLIPNLMSWWAIGSASKFIILHYLGPEANGIYAISSRFPSIIVIINSVFVLPIQDAFLKKDIKMEDFSNLLVHFIKIEFSVILILIAGAPIYTKYVVNNEFYESWKYMPFLYLGVGFNTVAALISLIYQKRRSTAKITSTTIIGGVVSIVLGFLLVERWGLYGISVSYFSGFFVVYLLRYFDLKKELKLGINEFYYIMSLIFIIATIYLMNILGFKFQLLLLVLMLILVSFINKKIILNFLKND; encoded by the coding sequence ATGGGAGATTCTTCTGACCACCTTGGGAAAAAACTGTTTAAGGAAACATTAATTTATTCTATAGGAAGTTTTGGATCAAAAATAATATCTTTTTTACTCCTTCCATTTTACACCTTTTTACTAACTAAAAAAGATTTAGGTGAATATGATATCTTTATCACTACAATTACTTTGTTTGTTCCTCTCGTTTCTTTGCAAATATCGGATTCTGCTTATCGCTGGTTAATTGATAGAGACAAACAAAATGAAAGATTAAAAGCAGAAATAATTACCAATACCATGATTGCGTTTGGTGTTGGGTTTTTCTTTTTTTCTTTTCTTTTTCTAATTTACAGTGTGTTTGAAACTTTTGAATACAAAGAATATTTTTTTACTTTAATGTTTTTAAATTGTTTACTACCAATACTGCAAAGTATTTTAAGAGGTGAAGGAGATACTAAAAAATTTGCAGTAAATGGTTTTATTACCACATTTTTAGTAATCATCTTTAATGTTGTATTCATATATGTACTTCATTTAAGAGTAGAAGGGATTTTACTTGCTAATATTGTTGCCTACACGATTGCTAGTTTATTCATGATTTTTCAAATTAGAATATTTAAATATTGTTCTTTTAAATATTTGAATAAAAAATTATTAAAAGAGATGTGTCATTATTCACTTCCTCTTATTCCTAATTTGATGAGTTGGTGGGCTATAGGTTCAGCAAGCAAATTTATAATTTTGCATTATTTAGGACCTGAAGCTAACGGAATTTATGCCATTTCGTCTAGATTTCCATCGATAATAGTTATCATAAATTCAGTTTTTGTTTTACCTATACAAGATGCTTTCCTTAAAAAAGATATTAAAATGGAAGATTTTAGTAACTTATTGGTTCACTTTATAAAAATAGAATTTAGTGTAATCCTTATTCTTATTGCAGGAGCACCTATTTACACTAAATACGTTGTTAATAATGAGTTTTATGAATCTTGGAAATATATGCCTTTCCTGTATTTAGGTGTAGGTTTTAACACCGTAGCAGCATTAATTAGTCTTATTTATCAAAAAAGAAGAAGCACTGCAAAAATAACTTCTACTACAATAATTGGAGGTGTTGTATCTATCGTATTAGGATTTCTATTGGTAGAACGATGGGGTTTATATGGCATATCGGTATCTTATTTTTCGGGATTCTTTGTTGTATATCTATTGAGATATTTTGATTTAAAAAAAGAATTAAAACTTGGGATAAATGAGTTTTATTATATAATGTCTTTAATTTTCATCATTGCTACGATTTATTTAATGAATATCTTAGGATTCAAATTTCAGTTACTTTTGTTAGTTTTAATGTTAATTTTGGTATCGTTTATTAATAAAAAAATAATATTAAATTTTTTAAAAAATGATTAG
- the wecB gene encoding non-hydrolyzing UDP-N-acetylglucosamine 2-epimerase: MKIKNLIIFGTRPEAIKMAPLVKEFQKNTNHFETRVCVTAQHREMLDQVLHFFKITPDYDLDLMKANQNLYSLTADIISGLKSILEDFKPDYVYVHGDTTTTMAASIGAFYSGAKICHVEAGLRTHNKRSPFPEEINRQVTGRIADFHFAPTTASKNNLLAENINPNSILVTGNTVIDALLASVSIVDNVDNEEIDYLKTIIDSSKKIILVTGHRRENHGQGFNNICEALKEIAEQHLNVQVIYPVHLNPNVKEPVYEILSNISNVNLINPLTYPAFVWLMKQSYLIITDSGGVQEEAPSLGKPVLVMRDTTERPEAVDAGTVILVGTNKERIVSETNNLLINIGHYKYMSALHNPYGDGKACQRIVEFIRTN, encoded by the coding sequence ATGAAGATTAAAAATTTAATCATTTTTGGGACAAGACCAGAAGCTATTAAAATGGCTCCTCTAGTTAAAGAATTTCAAAAAAATACAAATCATTTTGAAACCAGAGTTTGTGTAACAGCCCAACATCGTGAAATGTTAGATCAAGTATTACATTTCTTTAAAATTACTCCAGATTATGATTTAGATTTAATGAAAGCTAATCAGAATTTATATTCTTTAACTGCAGATATTATTTCAGGATTAAAATCAATTTTAGAAGATTTTAAACCTGATTATGTTTATGTTCATGGTGATACAACTACTACAATGGCAGCTAGCATTGGAGCTTTTTACTCAGGTGCAAAAATTTGTCATGTAGAGGCAGGTTTACGTACACATAATAAACGATCTCCATTTCCAGAAGAAATTAATCGCCAAGTAACTGGACGTATTGCAGATTTTCATTTTGCTCCTACAACTGCTTCAAAAAATAATTTATTAGCAGAAAACATCAACCCGAATAGCATATTAGTAACTGGAAATACTGTAATAGATGCGTTATTAGCAAGTGTTTCAATAGTTGATAATGTTGATAATGAGGAAATAGATTATTTAAAAACAATAATTGATTCTTCTAAAAAAATTATTTTAGTGACTGGCCATCGACGTGAAAATCATGGACAAGGGTTTAATAATATTTGCGAGGCTTTAAAAGAAATTGCAGAACAACATCTAAATGTTCAAGTGATTTATCCAGTACATTTAAATCCGAATGTAAAAGAACCGGTTTATGAAATTTTATCAAATATTTCTAATGTTAATTTGATTAACCCTTTAACGTATCCAGCCTTTGTTTGGTTAATGAAACAATCGTATTTGATTATAACAGACTCTGGTGGTGTACAGGAAGAAGCACCTAGTTTAGGTAAACCTGTTTTGGTAATGCGTGATACAACAGAAAGACCAGAAGCAGTTGATGCCGGAACGGTAATTTTAGTTGGAACTAATAAAGAGAGAATTGTTTCAGAAACAAATAATTTATTAATAAATATTGGGCACTATAAGTACATGAGTGCTTTACATAATCCTTATGGAGATGGTAAAGCTTGCCAAAGGATAGTAGAATTCATAAGAACAAATTAA
- a CDS encoding lipopolysaccharide biosynthesis protein — protein sequence MTFALEEEKSGGGLGSALGLAGSLGLDLGGGGGSIFTGSNLTQLLKSRRMVEQTLLTSVNYKDKEISLAEMYIDINKFRDNWKEKPKLANIHFLPNTKRKYFTRVHDSILGSIYQGLSKRGLVVGQKDKKIAIINIDVSSTDELFAKYFCEALAKEVSDFYVATKSKKSRMNMLILERQTDSIRRELNGAITGVAIATDKTFNLNPALNVRRAPSSRRQVDVQANTAILTELVKQTELAKVTLRKETPLIQVIDRPILPLAKEHFGKAKGMIIGYFIFGFICVLVIIVKKYIKEALSS from the coding sequence TTGACATTTGCATTAGAAGAAGAAAAATCGGGAGGAGGTTTAGGAAGTGCATTAGGTTTAGCGGGCTCTTTAGGTTTAGATCTTGGAGGAGGTGGAGGAAGTATTTTTACAGGTTCCAATTTAACACAGTTGCTTAAATCTCGTAGAATGGTAGAGCAAACTTTATTAACTTCTGTAAACTATAAAGACAAGGAAATTTCTTTGGCCGAAATGTATATTGATATTAATAAGTTTAGAGACAACTGGAAAGAAAAACCGAAACTAGCTAATATTCATTTCTTACCTAATACAAAACGTAAATATTTTACAAGAGTGCATGATAGTATTTTAGGCTCAATCTATCAAGGATTATCTAAAAGGGGATTGGTAGTTGGACAAAAAGATAAAAAAATAGCGATAATCAATATTGATGTTTCTTCTACGGATGAATTATTTGCTAAATATTTCTGTGAAGCATTAGCTAAAGAGGTATCAGATTTTTATGTGGCTACTAAAAGTAAAAAATCTAGAATGAACATGTTGATTTTAGAAAGACAAACTGACTCTATTAGAAGAGAACTTAATGGAGCAATTACTGGGGTAGCTATAGCTACGGACAAAACGTTTAACTTAAATCCAGCTTTAAATGTGAGACGGGCCCCATCTTCTAGAAGGCAAGTAGATGTTCAAGCTAATACAGCAATTTTAACTGAATTAGTAAAGCAAACCGAATTAGCTAAAGTGACATTACGTAAAGAAACACCTTTAATTCAGGTGATAGACAGGCCTATCTTGCCATTGGCAAAAGAGCATTTTGGTAAAGCTAAAGGAATGATAATTGGATATTTTATTTTTGGATTCATTTGTGTTTTAGTTATCATTGTTAAAAAATATATTAAAGAAGCCCTTTCTTCATAG
- a CDS encoding SLBB domain-containing protein, with the protein MDFREEYKVTIDGEVKNPGEYEFYENLTLNDLVVEVGGLTGSASKRVEIARMKKSDAINDADPKRVDVFELEINDGNNEQIKNFALMPFDVINIRRMAVYEKPEMVKISGAISYPGKYVLANKKETVYNVVMRAGGLTSIANLDGLKIKRPIKEEQIEKLESIDLNLRNGDSLKEKQLVKKLKDELKYATIPIDWERIVKDKNHYSNVTLFPGDEIEVATYNEGVKVTGNVLLTSEIPYRSGKSFKYYLNAVGGVDNMGWKKKAYIIYPNGKAAVASSFLFFRSYPKVTPDSQIVVPERPVVKKMTTGEWVGIGSVISSLALLIITAFK; encoded by the coding sequence TTGGATTTTAGAGAAGAATACAAAGTTACGATTGATGGAGAAGTTAAAAATCCAGGTGAGTACGAGTTTTATGAAAACTTAACATTGAACGACTTGGTTGTTGAAGTTGGAGGTTTAACAGGTTCAGCATCAAAACGAGTTGAAATTGCTAGAATGAAAAAATCGGATGCTATTAATGATGCAGACCCAAAACGAGTAGATGTATTTGAGTTGGAAATTAATGATGGAAATAATGAACAAATTAAAAACTTCGCGTTAATGCCTTTTGATGTTATTAACATACGAAGAATGGCTGTTTATGAAAAACCAGAGATGGTTAAAATAAGTGGTGCAATTTCTTATCCTGGTAAATATGTTTTGGCAAACAAAAAAGAAACGGTATATAACGTTGTAATGCGTGCTGGAGGATTAACATCTATTGCTAATTTGGATGGATTGAAAATAAAAAGACCTATTAAAGAAGAACAAATAGAGAAATTAGAAAGTATTGATTTAAATTTGAGAAATGGCGATTCTTTAAAGGAGAAACAATTAGTTAAAAAATTAAAAGACGAACTGAAATATGCAACGATTCCAATCGATTGGGAAAGAATTGTAAAAGATAAAAATCATTACTCAAATGTTACTTTGTTTCCTGGGGATGAAATAGAAGTTGCTACCTATAATGAAGGAGTAAAAGTAACAGGTAATGTATTGTTGACTTCGGAAATACCCTATAGAAGCGGGAAAAGCTTCAAGTACTATTTAAATGCTGTTGGAGGTGTTGATAATATGGGGTGGAAGAAAAAAGCCTATATAATTTACCCGAATGGAAAAGCTGCTGTAGCAAGTTCTTTCTTATTCTTTAGGTCCTATCCCAAGGTAACTCCGGATTCTCAAATTGTAGTTCCTGAAAGACCAGTAGTTAAAAAGATGACAACGGGAGAATGGGTTGGTATTGGTAGTGTGATTTCTAGTTTAGCATTATTAATTATCACTGCTTTTAAATAA
- a CDS encoding SLBB domain-containing protein yields MYSTVRSGQSQVSVSLAKIRTIKITIVGGKQPGNYSVSSLATVYNALHLAGGPGKNGSYRNIELIRNNRVYRNIDIYKFLLKGDQSDNVGLKENDVIRIPAYSMRVTVTGEVKRPGIFEMKKGETFNDLLSFTSGFNDLAYTASVNVLQKTGKEFKVHDVNESEFNIYQPQSGDVVKVAKILNRFENRIQVEGAVFRPDFYSFTEGMRISELITRAEGLKEDAYTKRARIIRLKSDLTTEIVNVDLAKALSGDLNSDVLLKEKIL; encoded by the coding sequence GTGTATAGTACGGTTAGATCAGGTCAATCGCAAGTAAGTGTTAGTTTAGCAAAAATAAGAACAATCAAAATTACTATTGTTGGAGGGAAACAACCTGGTAATTATTCAGTGTCTTCTTTGGCGACAGTATATAATGCTTTGCATTTAGCAGGTGGACCAGGCAAAAATGGTAGCTATAGGAATATTGAATTGATTCGTAATAACAGGGTTTATAGAAATATAGACATATATAAGTTTTTACTAAAAGGAGATCAATCAGATAATGTTGGCTTGAAAGAAAATGATGTTATTCGAATTCCAGCTTACAGCATGCGAGTAACAGTAACAGGAGAGGTGAAACGTCCAGGAATTTTTGAGATGAAAAAAGGGGAGACTTTTAATGATTTATTATCTTTTACATCAGGATTTAATGACTTAGCTTATACAGCTTCGGTAAATGTTTTACAGAAAACAGGAAAAGAGTTTAAGGTTCATGATGTTAATGAAAGTGAATTTAACATATACCAACCTCAATCTGGAGATGTTGTTAAAGTGGCAAAAATATTAAATCGATTTGAAAATCGTATTCAAGTTGAAGGAGCAGTGTTTAGACCAGATTTCTATTCTTTTACAGAAGGAATGCGTATCTCTGAATTAATAACAAGAGCAGAAGGTTTAAAAGAAGATGCTTATACAAAACGAGCCAGGATTATTCGTTTAAAATCGGATTTAACGACAGAAATTGTAAATGTTGATTTAGCAAAAGCACTTTCAGGGGATTTAAATTCTGACGTATTATTAAAAGAGAAGATATTGTAA
- a CDS encoding polysaccharide biosynthesis/export family protein, producing MKKITAVFILFFALLVSLNMSAQDILKSKDLSAVKVDYLSDSDINKIKNQLEAKSLSIDDAEEAILSKGMSKSEFSKLKIRLDQVSKKDQKDKDPKDKDLDGKDGKNKKTEFGRKQQEIINVKIKDSINALIFGSELFDNPTLNFEPDLKLATPMNYILGPGDELQISVYGVQEFEDNIPVSVEGKITIQYVGQIAVSGMTIEAATQKLKLLLQKCIVRLDQVNRK from the coding sequence ATGAAAAAGATAACGGCAGTATTTATATTATTTTTTGCTCTTTTGGTATCATTAAATATGTCAGCTCAAGATATTTTAAAGTCTAAAGATTTAAGTGCTGTTAAAGTTGATTATTTATCAGATAGTGATATTAATAAAATCAAAAATCAATTAGAAGCTAAAAGTCTTAGTATAGACGATGCAGAGGAAGCAATTCTATCAAAAGGAATGAGTAAATCTGAGTTTTCTAAATTGAAAATAAGATTAGATCAGGTTTCTAAAAAAGACCAGAAAGATAAAGATCCAAAAGATAAAGATTTAGATGGTAAGGATGGCAAAAATAAAAAGACTGAATTCGGAAGGAAACAGCAAGAAATTATCAATGTTAAAATAAAAGATTCTATAAATGCTTTAATCTTTGGTTCCGAGTTATTTGATAATCCTACATTGAATTTTGAGCCTGATCTGAAATTGGCAACGCCAATGAATTATATTTTAGGGCCTGGAGATGAATTACAAATTAGTGTTTATGGTGTTCAGGAATTTGAAGATAATATTCCTGTAAGTGTTGAAGGAAAGATTACGATACAATATGTCGGTCAAATTGCTGTATCGGGAATGACTATTGAGGCAGCTACACAAAAATTAAAGCTGCTATTGCAAAAGTGTATAGTACGGTTAGATCAGGTCAATCGCAAGTAA
- the rfbB gene encoding dTDP-glucose 4,6-dehydratase: protein MKKILITGGAGFIGSHVVRRFVTKYPQYHIFNLDALTYAGNLENIKDIENKPNYTFVKGDIVDESFINNLFSENEFEGVLHLAAESHVDRSIEDPLSFVKTNVIGTMNLLNAAKNQWKNNQEGKRFYHISTDEVYGSLGAEGLFTEKTAYDPNSPYSASKASSDHFVRAYGETYGLPYVLTNCSNNYGSYHFPEKLIPLFINNIINNKPLPVYGDGNYTRDWLFVEDHANAIDLVFHEGKNHETYNIGGFNEWKNIDLVKLLCQIMDEKLGRDKGTSQELITYVKDRPGHDLRYAIDASKINRELGWKPSVTFEEGLEKTINWYLSNEQWLQNVTSGTYKDYYKKQYS from the coding sequence ATGAAAAAAATACTTATAACAGGAGGTGCTGGATTTATTGGATCGCACGTAGTAAGACGTTTTGTGACAAAATATCCACAATATCATATTTTTAATTTAGATGCATTGACTTATGCAGGTAATTTGGAGAATATTAAAGATATTGAAAATAAACCCAATTATACTTTTGTTAAAGGAGATATAGTTGATGAATCCTTTATAAATAATCTTTTTTCAGAAAATGAGTTTGAAGGAGTGCTGCATTTGGCAGCCGAGTCTCACGTAGACCGCTCAATAGAAGATCCACTTTCGTTTGTAAAAACGAATGTTATTGGAACGATGAATTTACTTAATGCAGCAAAAAATCAATGGAAGAATAATCAAGAGGGTAAGAGATTTTACCATATTAGTACCGATGAGGTTTATGGGTCACTTGGAGCCGAAGGATTATTTACTGAAAAAACAGCCTATGATCCTAATTCCCCTTATTCAGCTTCAAAAGCAAGTTCTGATCATTTTGTACGCGCATATGGTGAAACATATGGCTTGCCTTATGTCTTAACGAATTGTTCTAATAATTATGGATCCTATCACTTTCCTGAAAAATTAATCCCCCTTTTTATTAATAATATCATCAATAATAAGCCATTGCCAGTATATGGAGATGGTAATTATACTCGTGATTGGTTATTTGTAGAGGATCATGCTAATGCTATTGATTTAGTATTTCATGAAGGGAAAAATCATGAAACGTACAATATTGGAGGCTTTAATGAATGGAAGAATATTGATTTGGTTAAATTATTGTGTCAAATCATGGATGAGAAATTAGGAAGAGATAAAGGCACTTCTCAAGAATTGATAACTTACGTAAAAGATAGACCCGGGCATGATTTGCGGTATGCAATCGATGCTTCTAAAATTAATAGAGAATTAGGATGGAAGCCTTCAGTCACTTTTGAAGAAGGATTAGAAAAAACTATAAATTGGTATTTAAGTAACGAACAATGGTTGCAAAATGTGACTTCTGGAACTTATAAAGATTATTATAAAAAACAATATTCTTAG
- a CDS encoding mannose-1-phosphate guanylyltransferase, translating to MPITHVILTGGVGSRLWPLSRKSMPKQYLEIFEEKSLFEMTVERNANLADKVMVVGNIDNCHLSEKVMKKLGKDYINIVESTPRNTAAAIAFAAFASQPDDILIVTPSDHIIDEMGQYNQAIKKAIAKAEEGYIVTFGIVPTKPETGYGYIESRGDDVVSFREKPNSVTAKDFIARGNFLWNSGMFCFKAGVLLDELKTYQPEVYEKSKKVWENNKNGNLDLDLSLDIPSISIDYAVMERSKKIKVVPAAFAWSDLGSFESVYDYLITKGHFVDKFGNMVIGSDKHTTFLGLKNTIFVHTDTANLILQKENSQDVKDLYGELERRNSELLN from the coding sequence ATGCCAATAACTCACGTTATTTTAACAGGTGGAGTAGGTAGTAGATTGTGGCCACTTTCTCGTAAAAGCATGCCCAAACAATATTTAGAGATATTTGAAGAAAAATCATTGTTTGAAATGACGGTGGAACGAAATGCTAATTTGGCAGACAAAGTTATGGTTGTTGGAAACATTGATAATTGTCATCTGAGTGAAAAGGTAATGAAGAAGTTGGGAAAGGATTATATTAATATTGTAGAATCAACTCCTCGAAATACAGCAGCTGCTATTGCCTTTGCCGCCTTTGCTTCTCAACCTGACGATATATTAATCGTAACACCTTCGGATCATATTATTGATGAAATGGGGCAGTATAATCAAGCAATAAAAAAAGCAATTGCTAAGGCAGAAGAAGGATACATTGTAACGTTTGGAATCGTACCAACGAAGCCAGAAACAGGATATGGATATATCGAATCGAGAGGTGATGACGTAGTTTCTTTTCGTGAAAAACCTAATAGTGTTACAGCTAAGGATTTTATTGCAAGAGGTAATTTTTTATGGAACAGCGGAATGTTCTGTTTTAAAGCAGGTGTGTTATTAGATGAATTAAAAACATATCAGCCTGAAGTATATGAAAAATCTAAAAAAGTTTGGGAGAATAATAAAAATGGTAATTTAGATTTAGACTTATCACTAGATATTCCTTCTATAAGTATTGATTATGCGGTTATGGAACGTAGTAAAAAGATCAAAGTAGTTCCAGCAGCTTTTGCTTGGTCTGATTTAGGATCTTTTGAATCAGTATATGATTATTTAATTACTAAAGGGCATTTTGTAGATAAGTTTGGTAATATGGTTATTGGTTCTGATAAGCATACAACATTTTTGGGATTAAAAAATACTATTTTTGTGCACACAGATACAGCTAATTTGATTTTGCAAAAAGAAAATTCGCAAGATGTCAAGGATTTATATGGAGAATTAGAGAGGCGGAACTCTGAATTATTGAACTAA
- a CDS encoding adenylyltransferase/cytidyltransferase family protein, translated as MRVGITFSAFDLLHAGHIKMLEEAKRECDYLIVGLQIDPTLDRPEKNIPSQTVVERYIQLKGCKFVDEIVPYATEQDLEDILRSFKIDVRIIGDEYRNENFTGRAYCEQKGITLYFNVRDHRFSSSNLRKEVAEKQLKRI; from the coding sequence ATGAGAGTAGGAATAACTTTTAGTGCTTTTGATTTATTGCATGCTGGGCATATTAAGATGTTAGAAGAAGCAAAGAGGGAATGTGATTATTTAATAGTGGGTTTGCAAATAGATCCAACACTTGATCGTCCAGAAAAAAATATTCCTTCGCAAACAGTAGTAGAAAGATACATACAATTAAAAGGATGCAAATTTGTTGACGAAATTGTTCCTTATGCAACAGAGCAAGATCTAGAAGATATTTTGCGTTCTTTCAAAATAGATGTTCGTATTATTGGTGATGAATATAGGAATGAAAATTTTACTGGACGTGCTTATTGTGAGCAAAAAGGAATAACGTTATACTTTAATGTTAGAGATCATCGATTCTCAAGTAGTAATCTTAGAAAAGAGGTTGCAGAAAAACAATTAAAAAGGATATAA